In the genome of Mangifera indica cultivar Alphonso chromosome 9, CATAS_Mindica_2.1, whole genome shotgun sequence, the window GAATGAATATCTTTAATTGAGATAtttctactatataatataatcctTAGAATTAGAGGCGTTAAAAGGGTATTTGGGCCTTAAAAAAAACATAGCATCAACCATAGTTTTACAGGTCTTGTCAAGGGCTGTGGTTAGGGGGCCTTGTCAAGGCCCTATAGGGTAATTAAAATCTCATAAATCTCATGGTTTGTTCGTCAGTTCATACAAGTATCCACAGAGAAATAATTCAAGATACAActacaattattattaaaaagaccaGAATAATGGCAGCTCCCTATAGTTTTCAGCCATATTGATGTTTAAATGCTTCTGACGATCTTGAGTAGCAACTCCCTGGCTTCCTCAACCGCGACTCTGTCATCATAAATTAACCCTTTTGCCTCTGCAAATGATGAAACAAGAATGGCTCCTTTGGCGGAAGTAATACTAGTATCACTGAGCTGAAAGCCGAAGGAACTCAGGGCCTCCAGCAATTTGGTGAACTTGCCtcttttcttcttaaaaatGATCTTTATCTGAACCTTATTTCCACCCATATAACCCACCTCTACTTCTTCCTGTGGAAAGCAACATTAATTAACACAACCAACGCTCACGGAAACAATgggacaaaaaataaaagtttaagctATTTATAAACCTGTATCATATGTTTGTTCGTCTCCTCTACGTCATCAGTCTCTTCTTTCTTAGGGCTTCCTCCGGGAGCTTCCGAAAATGGTTCCATTTCCAGAAGGTGCAACTGGTCACTAAGGAACTTAACATTTCCCTGCAGCTCTTGAATGTAATTAATTGCATCCTCGATTATGGTTTCCTTTTTCATCTGTAAACAAGAAAGacactaatttattaaaatacgatattaattattatgttaGTTTTGAAGTATAGATATATAGCATTGGCATGCATTTGTAATTCTTGGGGCTAATGCTCGCAGAGTTAGAAGTCTATCACTGAGCTTCTGTCGCCGCCGCCTCTCCGCCTGGAGATTCTTGGATTTGCATTCATGACCACTGGTATAATCGTAGTTACTTTTCCTCTTTACTGTTCTTGAAACAGTGCCACTGACATTGCCATCTTCTGTGATGGATAATCCTTCGAACCCACAATCTAAATATTGATATTCCATTTCTTGATACAATCTGGTTCAGTTCCAGGGAGCCCTGGAAATGATTGGCTATTTATTTTAACTCCTTCTGACAAAAGTGACGGTGCTTCACACACACAAAAATTATTCTTTGGGTTTGATTTGTTATAGAGAGAGATGGTTTGTTGCTTAAACTGAATTGATAATTcagtgaataaataaaattttgatgaataaaaaaattaattgaatattttttaattttaaataaattccaAAAATATTCATGATCACAACAGAGAAAGAATTATGTGATTTTCACTTCATAAGGATTATACGGGCCTTCATTTGTAGTGGATAAGTAAATCTCACTagttaattattatatgttaatattcttttttcataaataattagagaattttttgttataaatcaTTTGCAATAATGTAatggattaaaaataatttatttcattttatagataataaatacatttataaaaccatttaatttgaactagatgagcataattataataaatctttATTGAATACAATTTCAGATTGTACTGAGGCTCTGGTAATTCACATAACAATGTTACATATAAATTTACCTTACATGATTGTACATCTTGTAAAAGCGTTTAGGAGATTTTCCTACTGGGTGGGCGTGCCGGAGTGGTTATCGGGCATGACTAGAAATCATGTGGGCTCTGCCCGCGCAGGTTCGAATCCTGCCGCTCACGGATGTTCTTTTGTAAATTCGACGGAAGTCACTGTGCAGGAGGTTaagattttacattttaaaaaggtgttattattagtaatttattatttattatagggATAATGCAAATCATTTATTAGCAGATCTTGGTGTGCGACGGCCTATACGATTTCTACGTAGAGTCATTTGTAAAAATCTGatcattttgattagatttttagtggttttgaaccaaaaaatcctcaaaaaaagagaaaaaatattgtcaaagagaaatatttaaaagaatgaccaataaaaagataaaataaagtttttagaatgtaaatataatattttaaagtttgagagGGTAAccttcattttaaaatataaaactttaaaaaccaTATATAGTgaggataaaaaattaattttttaaaattaaaaaattaaaaaattaatttttatttatttaaataaaaatatataaataacgattttatctttattataataataaaaattaaacaataagtaaatatttaaattttaaaaaattaaaagggtcATTTTGAgctggaaataagtcttttggcttttattatttattataggcATAATGCATTGCATTTATTAGCAAATGATCTAATCCATTCGTTAACTTGTATTAATCTAATCACACAATACACGTGCAAgttatgtttaaatttgaagttgattacatgacaaaattttaaagccTAGAACTGATAGCagtcaatttggtttaaaaaacaataaaggtTCCTATAGAAATTTCTGTACTAGTTCCTGTTTGATGGCCTTTAGAGCTCCCTGAACTTCCGAGGGTTACACTTTATTGGCAACACAGGAGTCAATGGAGATAAAATAGGTGTTTCATTTGATAACTGTACTAGTAACTGCATTCAGGCAGAACATTTTTGAGGTTTGTTCTCAAAAGGAAATATGGAATAGCTCTgatactatttataatattttcgaTCCAAgaatttagtttattattaagatattattcactttaGACACATAATCTATGATtgaatataacatttataagcaaatttcatatcgaatacaaattatttttttaccaatCTCTTAAACCcttagttattattattattattattttgtttattattccTTCTATCTACCTTTACTTTGTTCTGTATAATATACTTTTCTTCGAATTTCTGTTTAAAGTTAGATTATGACgtaaaatttgtgaaattttttgattgtttattttattttggtacCGTTCACAGCTCCTTCAATCTTTTCTTTATGGTTGGTTGGTTGGAATGATCAAGTGAGTTCTTCTATAACTCTCtgcaaagaataaaaatttcttaGTACCCACACAAGACAAAAACAATATGAATGATGATAAAAAAGATGATAGCCAATTTAGAGAAATTGGTTGAAAAAATACGAGTGGATTTTGATAGTTCTTGACAAAGTAtcctttttctctattttctttcacaaaaaATATGCTATCgtccaaattttattttgaaattatatagaatctatacaaaatagataaatctcaatgttataaataataaatcataatgataaATGATCTTATTTAAtcacaaaaaataattgaaatcattgaaaatttgataaaaaatgagaGTGCAAGATTTTCTCTCATTAAACAAGTTTTGTATGTCTTTTTTCAATGGTTGGAAAcaaatttaaagtttgtttatgtataaataattttattggttagttttatataaatcttcTTAAagtgtgtttggtttgagtaaaatttattattaaaagtgaaaatttattacaaaaatatattatttgaaaaattattagatataaattattactacattttgattaaattgatatatataaataattattgtatttaatatatataaataattattatatttaatgtatagtaataaaaaatattaaaatattattttatttaaatattttaaaagattattaagtataattgGTATTGTATctgattaaattaatatgttttatataaaatatttgttttgtatattatttaaaatatttttcaccttaataatatatattttaaattattattaatgtattttttaaaattatttttatataacttattattttaattaaaaatatattttttaaattaataaataaagataaaattataaaaaaataaagattaatctTTTATCTGGTTAAGGTGAAaactttgataataaataattaacaggatattttattaataataaaagactaCAACCGAATTAAATGCCccataattatatcattttagttaattaccattttatcgcttcttttaatattctatttttatttagtaatataatattaaatatgaaatgaagattAATGGCTTTGCTGATTACACTTGGAATTGTAATTACCCATTCAATTTAGAAGATAATTAGGTTTAAGCCCAGATCttactcttaaattttataatttcaatctCGTGTACACTGACTTCGCTTACTATCATTCCACTTATGGCTGATTTTTCACAAAATCTACCCCAACCTCGGCTTCCAGCTTCGACCCCGACGCCGGCTTCCGATCCTTCTCAAACTTCGGCTGCAGCTCGACATTTGGCTGTGGTTCCTGGTCATTCATTGCCACCGGCACCAGCTCAATCTTTAACTCCGGCTCCGGCTCCGGCTCAGTCAGTCGCTCCTGTCACTAGTCGAACTTTGGCTCCGGCTCCAACTCAATCTGCGGCTCTGGTTCAAAATTCGACTCCTCCCCCGGCTCCGGCTGCCTCTCCTCCTAACCGTAAGTTTACATTTTAAGATTTTCAGGTGGGATTTAGATTATTTGTTGCATTTATTTCCAAAATCGAGTTGGAAGcagaaatgttagtttttttttt includes:
- the LOC123226333 gene encoding transcription factor DYT1-like, whose translation is MEYQYLDCGFEGLSITEDGNVSGTVSRTVKRKSNYDYTSGHECKSKNLQAERRRRQKLSDRLLTLRALAPRITNMKKETIIEDAINYIQELQGNVKFLSDQLHLLEMEPFSEAPGGSPKKEETDDVEETNKHMIQEEVEVGYMGGNKVQIKIIFKKKRGKFTKLLEALSSFGFQLSDTSITSAKGAILVSSFAEAKGLIYDDRVAVEEARELLLKIVRSI